A genomic stretch from Telmatocola sphagniphila includes:
- a CDS encoding helix-turn-helix domain-containing protein, translating into MANESEPKYVTAAEVAKQLKVSVIAVHRWMTHGKKGIVLPAIKPGRVWLTTQKWLDEWAKKVTPGMPMQFGSRTESYHAS; encoded by the coding sequence ATGGCCAATGAATCGGAACCAAAGTACGTCACGGCGGCGGAAGTCGCCAAGCAACTGAAAGTGTCGGTAATCGCCGTTCATCGCTGGATGACCCACGGGAAAAAGGGGATAGTCCTACCCGCGATCAAGCCAGGAAGAGTTTGGTTGACCACTCAGAAATGGCTGGATGAATGGGCCAAGAAAGTTACGCCGGGGATGCCCATGCAATTTGGAAGTCGTACTGAGAGTTATCATGCCAGCTAA
- a CDS encoding redoxin domain-containing protein, translated as MKIVLAGLLLIGVCGYATAQSVQINPLPASPAANAPQGVKPPVAKSEAQNKLEAALDAAAKTLAESKAFSLKQESSWSFVLGDQTKEGKNVFETLVLKPNQFLIKAYSAEKPENAFTVISDGKSVVRLLPAGKIYSIDETVKVFEELPDDAMTNQVLEGSYIPHLIRPNLRGAFFDMIDRIEEYTPEKSEANIEHFKVHLDNKKELTISIQTGAQARIIKLITSNTLPLDKKKSAVMTITTSLDWNFQAQAEPEQFSVKIPQGLKKVDDLLQFLSFGDAAELLGQKLPSLVFKDLEGKEVKISDHKDQIIMLYFYASWAAPSAEDMPNVNRFIDTYTKKGAAMYAINVAESVAVIKKLNEKNGYKGTILRDEKGAALAQLNLTSLPVSILVGKDGTLQGIYKGSKLEVKQQLRKDLEVLLSGKTLIEKK; from the coding sequence ATGAAAATAGTTCTAGCGGGCCTTCTATTGATAGGGGTTTGCGGTTACGCAACCGCTCAATCGGTGCAGATTAATCCCTTGCCGGCTTCGCCCGCGGCAAACGCTCCTCAAGGTGTCAAGCCCCCTGTGGCGAAAAGCGAAGCTCAGAATAAACTAGAAGCCGCTCTCGATGCCGCTGCCAAAACTCTTGCGGAAAGCAAAGCTTTCAGCTTGAAACAGGAAAGTTCCTGGAGCTTTGTACTCGGTGATCAAACCAAAGAAGGCAAGAACGTATTCGAAACTCTGGTCCTCAAACCGAATCAATTTTTGATCAAAGCCTACAGTGCAGAAAAGCCGGAAAATGCTTTTACGGTAATCTCGGATGGCAAATCAGTCGTTCGTCTGCTTCCCGCGGGAAAGATTTATTCCATCGATGAAACCGTGAAGGTCTTTGAAGAGTTACCTGATGATGCGATGACCAATCAGGTATTGGAGGGGTCGTATATTCCTCATCTGATTCGACCCAACCTGCGCGGCGCCTTTTTTGATATGATCGATCGAATTGAAGAATATACGCCTGAGAAGAGCGAGGCAAATATCGAGCACTTCAAAGTTCATCTGGATAACAAGAAAGAGTTGACGATCTCCATTCAAACCGGCGCCCAGGCTCGGATTATCAAATTGATCACTAGCAACACACTTCCTCTGGACAAGAAGAAATCTGCTGTGATGACCATCACTACCAGTCTGGATTGGAACTTTCAAGCACAGGCGGAACCCGAGCAGTTCTCGGTCAAAATCCCGCAAGGATTGAAAAAAGTCGACGATCTGCTTCAGTTTCTCAGTTTCGGGGATGCGGCGGAACTTCTCGGACAGAAACTACCCAGTCTGGTTTTCAAGGACCTGGAAGGGAAAGAAGTGAAGATCTCGGATCATAAGGATCAGATAATCATGCTTTACTTCTATGCCAGTTGGGCGGCCCCCAGCGCCGAAGATATGCCGAATGTCAACCGTTTCATAGACACTTACACGAAAAAAGGGGCGGCAATGTACGCAATCAATGTTGCGGAATCGGTGGCCGTCATCAAAAAGTTGAATGAAAAAAATGGCTACAAAGGCACGATCTTGAGGGACGAAAAGGGGGCCGCTCTCGCTCAATTGAATCTCACTTCATTGCCGGTTTCGATTCTGGTCGGTAAAGACGGCACTCTTCAGGGGATCTATAAGGGCAGTAAACTCGAGGTGAAACAACAATTGCGAAAGGACCTTGAAGTACTGCTCTCGGGCAAGACCTTGATCGAGAAAAAGTAG
- a CDS encoding helix-turn-helix domain-containing protein — protein MPSDHGRVSTSNEDNQRKGTTMEERLIEEGLLSLQEVARRCGVSPGMLWRLCKQGKLECVRTSANGRWLTSLKAVTRYLAGVKADMASVKTANEMDIEQRAAIATAKALAMCERKKR, from the coding sequence ATGCCGTCTGATCACGGGCGGGTATCCACTTCGAACGAAGACAATCAACGAAAAGGAACCACGATGGAAGAAAGATTAATTGAAGAGGGTTTGCTTTCACTTCAGGAAGTTGCTCGGCGCTGTGGAGTATCGCCCGGGATGCTCTGGCGTCTCTGCAAGCAAGGGAAGCTGGAATGTGTACGAACATCAGCTAACGGCCGATGGTTGACCAGTTTGAAAGCAGTAACGCGGTACCTGGCAGGGGTAAAAGCAGACATGGCCTCCGTGAAGACTGCGAATGAAATGGATATCGAACAACGGGCGGCTATTGCAACTGCGAAAGCGCTGGCGATGTGTGAGCGGAAAAAACGTTGA
- a CDS encoding DUF4214 domain-containing protein, with protein sequence MMRISLVSLVAVTVLATSPTIATDPRFDAAQFVRSVYLSYLDREPDAAGVANLVQQLRNGTTPSDIKASILSSQEFYQRCQNNPRLWVASLYAKVLNRNGKPFEINQWMDRINVNNGDRLLVAREFLATPEANGISGNIIPPPIVEDIPAKLVSVAHQLHQSVQSEIPPALSNLARVQANNYLKTCISSQPILTNPAANPILAQQSLVNCERALIAFRTTLNDLPVSAPMSRRRLQQSNELLEAIRNGLTGGVVIQPPVVPPIGPGFDNPGYEFFSRQMAELARDSSQMVYLIRTILGRSLTYTQLLNEMENFSANVDRARDKLRNGITLLQFQADIQALRKQANSINSRFNAGIVDSRVTETWYATNRVLNQIAERAGLNGGSYINPNSTPVISPTFNQLPYQVVPNNSAPPRSKVIELIDQALSQTDTILIANNALLFQYPSLARYLAQMKSFRASLVSFRADAISGMNPTLLSQRVEQLNASLRGAETLYNQIGITAKQNSVQEMRNLYSLLTQISRQIYQR encoded by the coding sequence ATGATGCGAATTTCACTGGTCAGTCTTGTCGCGGTGACGGTGCTGGCAACGAGTCCGACAATAGCGACCGATCCGCGGTTCGACGCCGCACAGTTCGTGCGATCCGTCTATTTAAGTTATCTGGATCGCGAGCCGGATGCGGCGGGCGTTGCCAATCTGGTCCAGCAGCTACGTAATGGCACCACACCATCCGATATTAAAGCTTCCATACTTTCCTCTCAGGAATTTTATCAGCGCTGCCAGAATAATCCTCGCCTCTGGGTAGCTTCGCTCTACGCGAAAGTCCTCAATAGAAATGGTAAGCCGTTCGAAATCAATCAGTGGATGGATCGAATCAATGTCAATAACGGCGACCGGCTCCTGGTTGCCCGAGAATTTTTAGCGACTCCTGAAGCCAACGGAATCTCTGGCAACATCATCCCGCCTCCCATTGTAGAGGATATTCCTGCAAAACTCGTAAGCGTCGCTCATCAATTGCATCAGTCAGTCCAAAGTGAGATTCCGCCTGCACTCAGCAACCTCGCGCGGGTGCAGGCTAATAACTATTTGAAGACTTGCATCAGTTCCCAGCCCATTCTGACGAATCCGGCTGCAAATCCGATTTTAGCTCAGCAATCTCTCGTAAACTGCGAACGAGCGCTGATTGCCTTTCGAACGACCTTAAATGACCTTCCCGTTTCAGCTCCAATGTCCCGGAGACGGTTGCAGCAATCCAACGAATTGCTGGAAGCGATTCGCAATGGACTTACCGGCGGTGTTGTGATTCAGCCGCCAGTCGTGCCTCCTATCGGTCCGGGCTTTGATAATCCGGGATATGAATTTTTCAGCCGTCAGATGGCCGAGCTGGCGCGGGATAGCTCTCAGATGGTTTACCTGATTCGCACGATTCTGGGGCGGAGCCTGACTTACACCCAGTTGTTGAACGAAATGGAAAATTTCTCTGCGAATGTGGATCGGGCGCGCGACAAACTTCGAAACGGCATCACGCTCCTTCAATTTCAGGCAGACATCCAAGCCTTGCGAAAACAGGCAAACAGCATCAACTCACGATTCAATGCGGGAATCGTTGATTCTCGAGTGACTGAAACCTGGTACGCTACAAATCGGGTTTTAAACCAGATCGCCGAGCGGGCAGGCCTCAATGGAGGCTCTTATATTAACCCGAACTCTACACCGGTAATTTCTCCGACGTTTAACCAGCTTCCCTATCAAGTCGTTCCGAATAATTCCGCGCCGCCGAGATCTAAAGTGATCGAGCTAATCGATCAGGCACTTTCTCAGACCGACACCATCCTGATAGCAAATAATGCCCTGCTTTTCCAATACCCATCTCTCGCCCGATATCTCGCCCAGATGAAGTCCTTTCGAGCTTCTCTCGTTTCCTTCCGAGCGGATGCCATCAGTGGCATGAACCCAACTCTATTGTCGCAACGGGTGGAACAGCTGAATGCTTCTCTCCGAGGAGCGGAGACGCTGTATAACCAGATAGGCATTACCGCCAAACAGAATAGCGTTCAGGAAATGAGAAATCTCTATAGTCTTCTGACCCAAATCAGCCGGCAGATTTATCAGCGGTAA
- a CDS encoding helix-turn-helix transcriptional regulator gives MRSKRMTTTTVLRAPRKANETNVPKSTGELVTVNDIAALLGCTWRTVYRMADEGKIPFGLKIGGLRRWHLGEFKEWIAAGAKPVRSRKRGRVEA, from the coding sequence ATGAGGTCCAAGAGAATGACCACGACGACAGTTCTGCGCGCACCCCGCAAAGCAAATGAAACGAACGTTCCCAAATCCACAGGCGAGCTCGTCACTGTGAACGACATAGCCGCACTACTTGGATGCACTTGGCGAACAGTGTATCGGATGGCAGACGAAGGGAAGATCCCATTTGGATTGAAGATCGGCGGGTTGAGACGTTGGCATCTAGGCGAATTCAAAGAATGGATTGCGGCCGGCGCGAAGCCAGTCCGATCTCGAAAGCGCGGGCGAGTCGAAGCGTAA
- a CDS encoding tyrosine-type recombinase/integrase — protein sequence MGKSDAHRNFFAIKTLVLYCGAMPAESFRVQHVEHITNEFCKMRARTRTYKSNVCDGRPYSRQYVTKLLGCIRQCWRYLALHDYVSADCAAKVTLAVRAAKKNASPSLPPTRPVSAEAVRATVQFLPPAIADMVSVQIATGMRTGELVSMTWEAIDSSGSTWIYAPPKHKNSWRGHQRRIYLPDELQEILRKYPNAGAGQTLWGVPFDRYYRHLRTAQEKAGVEPWRPYQLRHAAATEILKRKGAEAAKFLLGHAGGGLLKLYTGSEPENMSRSGKLNAV from the coding sequence ATGGGCAAATCCGATGCCCACCGCAATTTCTTTGCGATTAAGACACTGGTGTTGTACTGCGGAGCGATGCCCGCCGAGTCGTTCCGAGTCCAGCACGTTGAGCATATCACAAATGAATTCTGCAAAATGCGTGCTCGAACGCGAACCTACAAGAGCAACGTCTGTGACGGTCGCCCATACAGCCGACAGTACGTTACCAAACTTCTAGGCTGCATCCGGCAATGCTGGCGATATCTGGCCCTGCATGATTACGTAAGTGCGGATTGTGCGGCGAAAGTCACTCTGGCCGTGCGAGCGGCGAAAAAGAACGCATCTCCGAGTTTGCCACCCACCCGCCCCGTCTCAGCTGAAGCCGTGCGAGCTACTGTGCAATTTCTTCCGCCCGCGATCGCGGACATGGTAAGCGTTCAGATTGCTACCGGTATGCGAACCGGCGAGCTGGTGAGCATGACTTGGGAAGCTATCGACAGTTCGGGCTCAACATGGATTTACGCCCCGCCAAAGCACAAGAACTCCTGGAGGGGACACCAGCGTCGAATCTACCTGCCTGATGAACTTCAGGAGATCTTGCGGAAGTATCCGAATGCTGGGGCAGGTCAAACACTTTGGGGAGTACCGTTTGATCGATACTATCGGCACCTTCGAACGGCTCAAGAAAAGGCAGGGGTAGAACCTTGGAGACCGTACCAGCTCCGACACGCGGCCGCTACTGAGATCCTGAAACGGAAAGGGGCAGAAGCGGCGAAGTTTCTACTGGGACACGCGGGGGGTGGGTTGCTCAAGCTGTACACCGGGAGCGAACCGGAGAATATGTCACGTTCGGGCAAACTAAATGCCGTCTGA
- a CDS encoding plasmid mobilization protein produces MKKKTESKKPKVFRTRAEVLQVRLTPEEKETFVSAAEVSGVELSAWVREKLRKAAIKELEEIGRPIPFLKPKSQ; encoded by the coding sequence ATGAAGAAAAAGACGGAATCTAAGAAGCCAAAAGTTTTTCGAACTCGGGCGGAAGTGCTCCAGGTCCGCTTGACTCCCGAAGAAAAAGAAACTTTTGTGTCGGCGGCAGAAGTGTCCGGTGTCGAACTATCGGCATGGGTGCGGGAGAAACTTCGAAAAGCCGCGATCAAAGAGCTGGAAGAGATCGGTAGACCTATCCCATTCCTTAAGCCCAAAAGCCAGTAA
- a CDS encoding helix-turn-helix transcriptional regulator: MQTVQTPAMVDVKGVAEILKCHWRHVLLMANTGKMPKGIHIGRMRRWRVSEIHNWIERGCKPVQSSHRRTNKRERAT; encoded by the coding sequence ATGCAAACCGTTCAAACCCCGGCCATGGTCGATGTAAAGGGAGTGGCCGAGATTCTGAAGTGTCATTGGCGTCATGTGCTGCTTATGGCGAATACCGGGAAAATGCCCAAGGGAATTCACATCGGCAGAATGCGACGATGGCGAGTCTCTGAAATCCACAACTGGATTGAACGCGGATGCAAGCCGGTTCAGTCCTCACATCGAAGGACTAATAAACGGGAAAGGGCAACGTGA
- a CDS encoding tyrosine-type recombinase/integrase: MGSIFKQTTWKSVPPEANIITRDGKRFAVWIQNGKKRKEEVRTVQTGKDKGQFRICIFSKHWYAKYRDSSNLVVVTCTECKDEANARKELEKYERQAERVRKGIITPAEEKLEKQTPKPIAEHFDAFEHYLRSKEVTKVHRENSRRYLNRLAEECSFVTLLSMRRESFEKWLANRIVDGMSARSRNAHREALNAFCNWCVATERLLDNPFRLVRKANEDADPRRQRRAMTAEELRRLLQVAKERPLKEALMIRRGERKGQLAANVSDELKVRLEQIGRERALIYKTLVLTGLRRGELASLTVAKLSLAGSSPHAYLDAADEKNRTGSVIPIRDDLADDLRHWLADKLRALQDLARARGESIPRELPAQTKLFAVPAQMIRTFDRDLKAAGIPKVDDRGRTLDVHAMRTTFGTLLSKAGVSPRTAQAAMRHSDISLTMNTYTDPKLLDVRGALDGLPELSLSNPPPPVLVKISARETA; this comes from the coding sequence ATGGGTTCCATTTTCAAACAGACTACGTGGAAGTCCGTTCCACCCGAAGCGAACATCATCACTCGCGACGGGAAGCGTTTCGCGGTCTGGATTCAGAACGGCAAAAAACGAAAAGAAGAAGTCCGAACGGTTCAGACTGGCAAAGACAAAGGCCAGTTTCGAATCTGCATTTTTTCAAAGCACTGGTACGCCAAATATCGAGACAGCTCCAATCTAGTCGTTGTTACGTGCACTGAATGCAAGGACGAAGCCAACGCGCGAAAGGAACTCGAAAAATACGAACGGCAAGCGGAACGGGTTCGAAAAGGGATTATCACGCCGGCTGAAGAGAAGCTGGAGAAGCAAACGCCTAAGCCTATCGCCGAGCACTTCGACGCGTTTGAACACTATTTGAGATCCAAGGAAGTTACGAAGGTTCACCGCGAGAACTCCAGGCGGTATCTAAATCGGCTCGCGGAAGAATGCAGCTTTGTTACATTGCTCAGCATGCGGCGAGAATCCTTCGAGAAGTGGCTGGCCAATCGAATCGTCGACGGCATGTCGGCACGTTCGCGGAACGCCCACCGGGAAGCGCTGAACGCGTTTTGCAACTGGTGTGTTGCTACTGAAAGGTTACTCGATAACCCTTTCCGATTGGTCCGGAAAGCTAACGAAGACGCGGATCCTCGAAGGCAGCGGCGAGCCATGACAGCGGAAGAGCTGCGGCGGTTGCTCCAGGTGGCGAAAGAGCGGCCGCTGAAGGAAGCTTTGATGATCCGCCGCGGCGAGCGAAAAGGGCAACTGGCCGCGAATGTGTCTGACGAACTGAAAGTCAGGCTGGAGCAAATAGGACGGGAAAGGGCACTGATCTACAAAACTTTGGTTCTGACCGGTCTGCGCCGTGGCGAGCTGGCTTCTCTGACCGTGGCGAAATTGTCCCTGGCGGGTTCTTCCCCTCATGCCTACCTCGATGCGGCAGACGAAAAGAATCGAACAGGTAGTGTAATCCCCATTCGTGACGATCTGGCGGATGATCTGCGGCACTGGCTGGCGGACAAGCTTCGAGCCCTTCAAGATCTGGCCCGGGCCCGCGGCGAGTCAATCCCTCGCGAATTGCCTGCTCAGACGAAACTCTTTGCGGTACCAGCTCAGATGATCCGAACTTTCGACCGAGATTTAAAAGCAGCGGGCATCCCCAAAGTAGATGATCGCGGCCGGACCTTGGACGTTCATGCCATGCGTACCACGTTCGGAACTCTGCTCAGCAAGGCAGGGGTTTCCCCTCGAACGGCACAAGCGGCCATGCGTCACTCAGATATTTCTCTGACGATGAACACATACACCGATCCGAAATTGTTGGACGTTCGCGGAGCGCTGGACGGACTGCCGGAGCTTTCTTTGAGCAACCCACCCCCGCCCGTCCTGGTGAAAATTTCCGCCCGGGAAACGGCTTGA
- a CDS encoding phage tail tape measure protein, producing MATSEQLAEMTVDFVTNGVSKVQSDIDGIGGKLGKSSKAADLFAAAIARSQAAVASFSRSANQVIESVSKSISSITSAASKFTLGGTLGIGGILSQAGAGTVEMQQLGAALEYAARVVGDSLAPYVRMATDAVIDFVKWFQSLDKATVEAATEWVVMATAVSGFVVAAAGVASVVATVIGSFVGLGSAIFAVVEGIGGMAVAIGSAFLGPVGLAVASIGGLVAAGAYMFGFFDTESEKTSNAMDDANKSWTDHLMDWATKAVNFVIDKLNWMVRQYKQATNAIAATMAAMGENLGIMKPGTLDLVMKNWDADLQGGGISHIKGLGDMANRFANGIGVDTSKNPLRDISNYLAGLKEREKARQDNGGNKGFTRVGSVQFESLSDTWMRLNKSLGAEDMKQDQMQKTLDEINATVQVMGGAVQAAARQGGAIGP from the coding sequence ATGGCGACTTCAGAGCAACTTGCGGAAATGACTGTCGACTTCGTAACCAACGGAGTTTCGAAAGTACAATCGGATATCGACGGCATTGGCGGCAAGCTCGGCAAGTCGAGTAAAGCGGCAGACCTCTTTGCGGCTGCAATCGCGAGATCGCAAGCGGCCGTTGCTTCCTTCAGCCGTTCGGCGAATCAGGTTATCGAATCGGTTTCCAAGTCGATATCGAGCATCACTTCGGCAGCATCCAAATTCACACTCGGCGGGACTTTAGGTATCGGCGGGATCTTGTCTCAGGCGGGCGCTGGCACGGTTGAAATGCAGCAATTGGGGGCAGCTCTCGAATATGCTGCAAGAGTGGTTGGAGACTCACTGGCACCGTATGTGCGAATGGCAACCGATGCCGTTATTGATTTTGTGAAGTGGTTCCAAAGTTTAGATAAGGCAACCGTCGAAGCGGCAACGGAATGGGTGGTGATGGCTACAGCGGTTTCCGGATTCGTTGTCGCGGCCGCTGGGGTTGCTTCTGTCGTCGCAACGGTCATCGGCTCTTTCGTTGGTTTGGGATCTGCAATCTTCGCGGTGGTGGAAGGAATTGGGGGGATGGCTGTTGCTATCGGTTCAGCTTTCTTAGGTCCGGTAGGTTTGGCAGTTGCGTCTATTGGGGGGCTCGTTGCGGCCGGCGCTTATATGTTCGGATTCTTCGACACTGAATCCGAAAAAACTTCAAACGCGATGGACGACGCTAACAAGTCTTGGACCGATCATCTCATGGATTGGGCAACTAAAGCGGTCAACTTCGTCATCGATAAATTGAATTGGATGGTCCGGCAGTACAAACAAGCTACCAACGCGATTGCTGCAACAATGGCCGCGATGGGAGAAAATCTAGGAATTATGAAACCCGGAACGCTCGATTTGGTAATGAAGAATTGGGATGCCGATCTTCAGGGCGGTGGGATCTCTCACATCAAAGGATTAGGGGATATGGCCAACCGATTTGCAAACGGGATCGGAGTAGATACATCCAAAAATCCTCTGCGTGACATTTCGAATTATCTTGCAGGACTTAAAGAGAGGGAAAAAGCTCGGCAAGACAACGGCGGGAACAAAGGTTTTACTCGCGTAGGCTCGGTTCAGTTCGAAAGCTTGAGTGATACATGGATGAGACTCAACAAGTCGTTAGGCGCTGAGGACATGAAGCAGGATCAGATGCAAAAAACTCTTGATGAAATCAATGCCACTGTTCAAGTGATGGGCGGAGCGGTTCAAGCGGCGGCGCGACAAGGCGGGGCGATTGGGCCCTGA
- a CDS encoding DNA primase family protein gives MVHDEHTKSKSNSNSSSSDPDSAFRSRVLARMLSKINQTANFGNGNPPAQFTAAGDGISLTPHNTSSADERAGVGGHSENMLKSLEDSLGHIAGTTPSLDPLKRDLEKREEAQRDLKENGGIFRKPNDPMRIANEFLRTDKVVYWREQFYIYSDERYKLTPVSDLRPRLTEVANKLIEAEYKKKIAAWSGNGEPPTPPPVTTNNISSAMQALSAKTRVPSEIEPPCYLRGPKAGQDMSDCVVFSNGLLKLSDLLKSQEVKPAPLSPDFFNLHKLDYALTGDFRIESSHPTEWIKFLQSIWPKDPEAIDTLQEVSGYLLSGQTRCHKIFFLLGPPRSGKSTICRVLQALMGHSNCLASSMSQLSNPFGLSGWIGKKLAIFPDMRISGRYDDKLITNRLLAISGDDPIDIERKYLSTLEEVRLGARILVASNELPRLPDSALALASRFIVLRTTTSFLGREDRYLTEKLLKELPSIFWWSLDGLKRLQERIEQGKDFLQPSSGQDDMDDFRALSNPIVEFVEEYCFIDDKEATETCADVYLRWQEYAIKTGLKPLPRNLFSRNLKSCFNAIKTIRDTYAPDPESDGAKNGDFIDEGKTRKKFFKGIRLRKPVAKPSEDS, from the coding sequence ATGGTACATGATGAACACACAAAGTCAAAGTCAAATTCAAATTCAAGTAGCAGCGATCCGGATTCTGCTTTCAGATCTCGCGTTCTAGCTCGAATGCTGAGCAAAATAAATCAGACGGCGAACTTTGGGAATGGCAACCCACCCGCCCAATTCACGGCTGCCGGGGACGGAATCTCGCTTACACCTCACAACACCAGCTCGGCGGATGAACGGGCGGGGGTGGGTGGCCACTCCGAGAACATGTTGAAATCTTTGGAAGACTCTCTTGGACACATCGCGGGAACTACTCCCTCACTAGATCCGCTGAAGCGGGACTTAGAAAAGCGAGAAGAAGCCCAGAGAGATCTCAAAGAGAACGGGGGGATTTTTCGCAAGCCAAATGATCCGATGAGGATTGCGAACGAGTTTCTAAGAACGGATAAAGTCGTTTATTGGAGGGAGCAATTTTACATTTACTCCGATGAAAGGTACAAACTGACACCCGTTTCAGATCTTCGACCACGGCTGACGGAAGTTGCCAACAAACTAATTGAAGCCGAGTACAAGAAGAAAATCGCGGCATGGTCCGGCAACGGTGAACCACCCACCCCGCCGCCAGTAACGACGAATAACATTTCATCGGCCATGCAAGCCCTTAGTGCGAAAACCAGAGTACCTTCAGAAATTGAACCACCCTGCTATCTTCGCGGCCCCAAAGCTGGTCAAGACATGTCGGATTGCGTCGTGTTCTCAAACGGCCTATTAAAGCTGAGCGATTTGTTAAAGAGTCAGGAAGTGAAGCCAGCCCCATTGTCACCCGATTTTTTCAACCTTCACAAACTCGATTACGCTCTCACTGGTGACTTTAGAATCGAATCGTCTCACCCAACGGAATGGATAAAGTTTCTTCAATCCATTTGGCCGAAGGACCCAGAAGCAATCGACACTCTTCAGGAAGTGTCTGGCTATCTCTTGTCCGGGCAAACGCGATGCCACAAGATCTTTTTTCTTTTAGGTCCGCCTCGAAGTGGAAAGAGTACAATCTGCCGGGTCTTGCAAGCACTGATGGGGCATTCCAACTGCCTGGCATCGAGCATGAGCCAATTGTCAAACCCGTTCGGGCTTAGTGGCTGGATCGGCAAAAAGCTTGCTATTTTTCCCGATATGCGGATCTCCGGACGTTACGACGACAAGTTGATCACGAATCGTTTGCTGGCAATCAGCGGCGACGATCCGATTGATATCGAGCGGAAGTATTTGAGTACGCTCGAAGAAGTGCGATTGGGTGCGAGAATTTTAGTCGCAAGCAATGAACTGCCGCGGCTTCCCGACTCGGCGTTGGCGCTGGCTTCGAGATTCATTGTGCTTCGAACTACAACCTCATTTTTAGGGCGTGAAGATCGTTATTTAACTGAGAAACTTTTGAAGGAACTTCCTTCTATTTTCTGGTGGAGTTTGGACGGCTTAAAACGACTTCAGGAACGAATTGAACAAGGTAAGGATTTTCTACAACCGAGTTCGGGTCAGGATGACATGGATGACTTCAGAGCACTCTCCAATCCGATTGTTGAATTCGTGGAAGAGTACTGCTTTATTGACGACAAAGAAGCAACGGAAACTTGTGCTGACGTTTACCTACGATGGCAAGAATACGCGATTAAAACCGGTCTCAAACCTCTTCCAAGAAACCTTTTCAGCCGCAATTTAAAATCGTGTTTCAACGCGATCAAAACTATTCGCGATACTTACGCCCCAGATCCCGAAAGTGATGGGGCCAAAAACGGCGATTTCATAGACGAGGGAAAGACACGAAAGAAATTTTTTAAGGGAATTAGACTTCGTAAGCCGGTAGCCAAACCATCTGAGGACTCATGA